A window from Ictalurus furcatus strain D&B chromosome 16, Billie_1.0, whole genome shotgun sequence encodes these proteins:
- the tlx3b gene encoding T-cell leukemia homeobox protein 3b has product MDRASSSSPTGQTSQPGQHETISFGIDQILSGGEPESQKQRQQQQQQQQQQQQQQQQNSTQSSPDSAHGHRAASPSPYPALSGAFHGLAAQYDDSGAYGPNFALAPGGVIRVPAHRPLTAAVPPTVPALSGIGFPWMESSQRFAKDRFAAALTPFTVVARRIGHPYQNRTPPKRKKPRTSFSRAQICELEKRFHRQKYLASAERAALAKTLKMTDAQVKTWFQNRRTKWRRQTAEEREAERQQANRLMMQLQHDAFHKSLSDPLPADPLCMHNSSLFALHNLQPWASDEGAKLTALA; this is encoded by the exons ATGGACCGAGCGTCAAGCTCCAGCCCCACGGGTCAGACATCTCAGCCTGGCCAACACGAAACCATCAGCTTCGGCATCGATCAGATCCTCAGTGGCGGAGAGCCAGAGAGCcaaaaacaacgacaacaacaacaacagcagcagcaacaacaacagcaacaacaacaacagaactcGACACAGAGCAGTCCGGACAGCGCACACGGTCACCGAGCGGCCAGCCCGAGTCCCTACCCTGCTCTCTCGGGCGCGTTTCACGGTTTGGCCGCTCAGTATGATGACTCCGGTGCGTACGGGCCGAACTTCGCCCTGGCGCCCGGCGGTGTGATCAGAGTCCCGGCGCACAGACCGCTCACCGCCGCCGTGCCGCCTACTGTCCCCGCGCTCAGCGGCATCGGCTTCCCCTGGATGGAGAGCAGCCAGCGCTTCGCCAAGGACCGCTTTGCAG CGGCCCTGACGCCCTTCACCGTGGTCGCGCGGCGGATCGGTCACCCGTACCAGAACCGGACGCCGCCCAAGCGGAAGAAGCCGCGCACGTCATTCTCGCGCGCGCAGATATGCGAGCTGGAGAAGCGCTTCCACCGACAGAAGTACCTGGCCAGCGCCGAGCGCGCGGCTCTAGCCAAGACCCTGAAGATGACCGACGCGCAGGTCAAAACGTGGTTCCAGAACCGGAGGACCAAatggag ACGGCAGACGGCGGAGGAGCGCGAGGCCGAGCGACAGCAGGCCAACCGTCTGATGATGCAGCTTCAGCACGACGCTTTCCACAAGTCTCTGAGCGATCCGCTGCCGGCCGACCCGCTGTGCATGCACAACTCCTCCCTGTTCGCCCTGCACAACCTGCAGCCGTGGGCCAGCGACGAGGGCGCCAAGCTCACTGCGCTGGCATGA